The Nicotiana tabacum cultivar K326 chromosome 5, ASM71507v2, whole genome shotgun sequence sequence ttcgagccgtgaaatcaGCCACTGATCTTGCATCAAGGTAGGCTGCCCACATCACATATACACCTGACCCCTTAGAGTACGATCCTTTCTCCGACCCCGCGTGAATTTAGCATGCTTCGTACCGGGTTATTTAAGGAGTGCATTCATAATATATCTCTCTCTGTCTCTCATTATGTGTAAATTATAGGAGTGAAAAAGGACACGTGGCCAGAACTTCTTGGAGTACCAGCCAAGTTAGCAAGGGAAACAATTCAAAAGGAAGAACCAACACTAACTAATGTTCAAACTGTACTGAATGGGAGATTTGTGACACAAGATTTTAGATGTGATCGAGTTCGTCTTTGGGTTAATGTGTTGGACTTTGTTGTACAAACTCCTCGGGTTGgttaaggaaaaaaatatttaccCACATCGAATGTTTAAGTAAATCTACTAGCTAACCCCAAGAAAATAAATTGGAGCCGTATGGTTAATGTATTCTATTATTTGAAGATAATAAATAAGTGTGGCTTTTATATGTTACTGTTATCCTGTCCATCATGATGtaaatttctctctctctctctctatatatatatatatttttttttgccgGTTATTATTTTTAGAGCAGCTATATGGTGTAGTTTCCTTTAAGTTATCTCTTGACATGGGCTTTTGAAGTTTTTCGGAAACATACATGATGAAGATCAGTGAATCTTCATCATTTGGAAGTGAAAAAAATTATGAAACTTGATTATCATATTTCAGACGATGGAGGATACATACGATGATAGTTATTGATACTTTTGAGTATTATAAACACCAATGGTTAAAGTAAGTAATATAGAGTAAAAATTAagattttagttttaaaaaaaatgacttGGGCTTACAAATGTAAGATTGaagctatttttcttttttggtggaaaaatatttcttcaaaatgtcaaagttgtttttccttttcttttagttgtaCTCTCGGTGCTTGTATTTCTTCAAGGCATCAGCTTTGGTATATTCGTAATAGTCAGTAGCTAACATTAATTGACGACAACCATACTTGATATGTAACCGAAAAAAAAAATGGTACAAAATTGAATATTATGACAAGATTAATCATACTTGATGTGTAGTATAATATCACAATTACTTAATCACTTATGACTGGCTATGCCTTAATTTATCCATTTGTCAACTACTTATCATACATATATTgcaataatattttgaaatgtcaACAATATCGGAACATCCTTTGAAACTGAAACGATAAACGATGTACATACAAAATTGAGAAATGGTCCGTTATTTTCACAAAAACAGAAGACTGCGTATCAGCTGCAACCAAACTTGTAGTATAATtgtattttgaaaaagaaaacttgTATTATGAAGTTTGCACGATTAGGGCCAGTATCTTTTCTTTTCTAGATTTTGGTTGTTGGACTTCTAAGCTGTT is a genomic window containing:
- the LOC107829494 gene encoding trypsin inhibitor 1, which produces MEKLAHVVAFLLLASLFQPLMSQSDGCPGVKKDTWPELLGVPAKLARETIQKEEPTLTNVQTVLNGRFVTQDFRCDRVRLWVNVLDFVVQTPRVG